The Dasypus novemcinctus isolate mDasNov1 chromosome 12, mDasNov1.1.hap2, whole genome shotgun sequence genome includes a window with the following:
- the KIF5A gene encoding kinesin heavy chain isoform X2: MAETNNECSIKVLCRFRPLNQAEVLRGDKFIPIFQGDDSVVIGGKPYVFDRVFPPNTTQEQVYHACAMQIVKDVLAGYNGTIFAYGQTSSGKTHTMEGKLHDPQLMGIIPRIARDIFNHIYSMDENLEFHIKVSYFEIYLDKIRDLLDVTKTNLSVHEDKNRVPFVKGCTERFVSSPEEILDVIDEGKSNRHVAVTNMNEHSSRSHSIFLINIKQENMETEQKLSGKLYLVDLAGSEKVSKTGAEGAVLDEAKNINKSLSALGNVISALAEGTKSYVPYRDSKMTRILQDSLGGNCRTTMFICCSPSSYNDAETKSTLMFGQRAKTIKNTASVNLELTAEQWKKKYEKEKEKTKAQKETIAKLEAELSRWRSGENVPETERLAGEDAALGAELCEETPVNDNSSIVVRIAPEERQKYEEEIRRLYKQLDDKDDEINQQSQLIEKLKQQMLDQEELLVSTRGDNEKVQRELSHLQSENDAAKDEVKEVLQALEELAVNYDQKSQEVEEKSQQNQLLVDELSQKVATMLSLESELQRLQEVSGHQRKRIAEVLNGLMKDLSEFSVIVGNGEIKLPVEISGAIEEEFTVARLYISKIKSEVKSVVKRCRQLENLQVECHRKMEVTGRELSSCQLLISQHEAKIRSLTEYMQSVELKKRHLEESYDSLSDELAKLQAQETVHEVALKDKEPDTQDADDVKALELQMENHREAHHRQLARLRDEINEKQKTIDELRDLNQKLQLELEKLQADYEKLKNEEHEKSAKLQELTFLYERHEQSKQDLKGLEETVARELQTLHNLRKLFVQDVTTRVKKSAEMEPEDSGGIHSQKQKISFLENNLEQLTKVHKQVDDWVSKLVRDNADLRCELPKLEKRLRATAERVKALEGALKEAKEGAMKDKRRYQQEVDRIKEAVRYKSAGKRGHSAQIAKPVRPGHYPASSPTNPYGTRSPECISYTNSLFQNYQNLYLQAAPSSTSDMYFANSCSSSGAMSSGGPLASYQKANMDNGNATDINDNRSDLPCGYEAEDQAKLFPLHQETAAS; the protein is encoded by the exons GGGAAGCCGTATGTCTTTGACCGTGTGTTCCCCCCAAATACAACTCAGGAGCAAGTTTATCATGCATGTGCCATGCAGATTGTCAAAG ATGTCCTTGCTGGCTACAATGGCACCATTTTTGCTTACGGACAGACCTCCTCAGGGAAAACACATACCATGGAG GGAAAGCTGCACGATCCCCAGCTGATGGGAATCATTCCTCGGATTGCCCGAGACATCTTCAACCACATCTACTCCATGGATGAGAACCTGGAGTTCCACATCAAG GTTTCTTACTTTGAGATTTACCTGGATAAAATTCGTGACCTTTTGGATG TGACCAAGACAAATCTGTCTGTGCATGAGGACAAGAACCGGGTGCCATTTGTCAAG GGCTGTACTGAACGCTTTGTGTCCAGCCCGGAGGAGATTTTAGATGTGATTGACGAGGGGAAATCGAATCGTCATGTGGCTGTCACCA ACATGAATGAACACAGCTCTCGAAGCCACAGCATCTTCCTCATCAACATCAAGCAGGAGAACATGGAAACTGAGCAGAAGCTCAGTGGGAAGCTGTATTTAGTGGACCTGGCAGGGAGCGAGAAG GTCAGCAAGACCGGGGCAGAGGGAGCCGTGCTGGACGAGGCGAAGAACATCAACAAGTCGCTGTCGGCCCTGGGGAACGTCATCTCGGCGCTGGCTGAGGGCACT AAAAGCTACGTGCCGTATCGTGACAGCAAAATGACCCGGATTCTCCAGGACTCTCTGGGAGGAAACTGCCGGACGACCATGTTCATCTGCTGCTCACCGTCCAGTTACAATGATGCGGAGACCAAGTCCACCCTGATGTTTGGGCAGCG GGCGAAGACCATTAAGAACACGGCCTCGGTGAACCTGGAGCTGACTGCAGAGCAGTGGAAGAAGAAATacgagaaggagaaggagaagaccAAGGCTCAGAAGGAAACGATCGCGAAGCTGGAGGCCGAGCTGAGCCGGTGGCGCAGCG GAGAGAATGTGCCTGAGACTGAGCGCCTGGCCGGGGAGGACGCGGCCCTGGGAGCGGAGCTCTGCGAGGAGACACCCGTGAACGACAACTCATCCATCGTGGTGCGCATCGCCCCCGAGGAACGGCAGAAGTACGAGGAGGAGATCCGCCGCCTCTATAAGCAGCTTGACGACAAG GATGATGAGATCAACCAGCAGAGTCAACTCATAGAGAAGCTCAAGCAGCAAATGCTGGACCAGGAAGAG CTGCTGGTGTCCACTCGAGGAGATAATGAGAAGGTCCAGCGGGAGTTGAGCCACCTGCAATCAGAGAATGATGCCGCTAAGGACGAGGTGAAGGAAGTACTGCAGGCACTGGAGGAGCTGGCGGTCAACTATGACCAGAAGTCCCAGGAAGTGGAGGAAAAGAGCCAGCAGAACCAGCTGCTGGTGGACGAGCTGTCCCAGAAGGTG GCTACCATGCTGTCCCTGGAGTCTGAGTTGCAGCGGCTACAGGAAGTCAGTGGACACCAGCGGAAACGAATTGCAGAGGTGCTGAATGGGCTGATGAAGGACCTGAGTGAGTTCAGTGTCATCGTGGGCAACGGAGAGATTAAGCTG CCAGTGGAGATCAGTGGGGCCATCGAAGAGGAGTTTACTGTGGCCCGACTCTATATCAGCAAAATCAAATCTGAAGTCAAGTCTGTGGTCAAGCGGTGCCGGCAGCTGGAGAACCTCCAGGTTGAATGCCATCGCAAGATGGAAGTGACGGGGCGGGAGCTCTCCTCCTGCCAGCTTCTCATCTCCCAG cACGAGGCCAAGATCCGCTCGCTTACAGAATACATGCAGAGTGTGGAGCTAAAGAAGCGGCACCTGGAAGAGTCCTATGACTCCCTGAGTGATGAGCTGGCCAAGCTCCAAGCCCAGG aAACTGTGCACGAGGTAGCCCTGAAGGACAAGGAGCCGGACACACAGGATGCAGATGACGTGAAG GCCCTGGAGCTGCAGATGGAGAATCACCGCGAGGCCCATCACCGGCAGCTGGCCCGGCTCCGGGACGAGATCAACGAGAAGCAGAAGACCATCGATGAGCTCAGAGA CCTGAACCAGAAGCTCCAGTTAGAGCTAGAGAAGCTTCAGGCTGACTACGAGAAGCTGAAGAACGAAGAGCACGAGAAGAGCGCCAAACTGCAGGAGCTGAC ATTTCTGTACGAGCGACACGAGCAGTCCAAGCAGGACCTCAAGGGTCTGGAGGAGACTGTT GCCCGTGAACTCCAGACCCTCCACAACCTTCGCAAGCTGTTCGTTCAAGACGTCACGACTCGAGTCAAGAAA AGTGCAGAAATGGAGCCCGAGGACAGTGGGGGGATTCACTCCCAAAAGCAGAAGATTTCCTTTCTTGAGAACAACCTGGAACAGCTTACAAAGGTTCACAAACAG GTGGATGACTGGGTTTCAAAG CTGGTACGTGACAATGCAGATCTGCGTTGTGAGCTTCCTAAACTGGAAAAACGACTTAGGGCTACAGCTGAGAGAGTTAAGGCCCTGGAGGGTGCACTGAAGGAGGCCAAGGAGGGCGCCATGAAGGACAAGCGCCGCTACCAGCAGGAGGTGGACCGCATCAAGGAGGCCGTGCGCTACAAGAGTGCCGGCAAGCGGGGCCATTCCGCCCAGATCG CTAAGCCTGTCCGGCCTGGCCACTACCCAGCATCTTCACCCACCAACCCCTATGGCACCCGGAGCCCCGAGTGCATCAGCTACACCAACAGCCTCTTCCAGAACTACCAGAATTTGTACCTGCAGGCTGCACCTAGCTCCACCTCAGACATGTA CTTTGCGAACTCCTGTAGCAGCAGCGGGGCCATGTCTTCCGGTGGTCCCTTGGCGTCCTACCAGAAGGCCAACATGGACAATG GAAATGCCACAGACATCAACGACAATAG gAGCGACCTGCCTTGCGGCTATGAAGCTGAGGACCAGGCCAAGCTTTTCCCTCTCCACCAGGAGACAGCAGCCAGCTAA